A single genomic interval of Koleobacter methoxysyntrophicus harbors:
- the grdD gene encoding glycine/sarcosine/betaine reductase complex component C subunit alpha has product MTQDVKTIIGEIFNEIADGLEKGRYGEKVRIGITTIGSEHGIEEVVRGAEMAASNMVGLDVVLIGPSPGTELEAINPGDCERDIHSEMERLLDEGYIHGCVTMHYNFPLGVSTVGRVITPGRGREMIISTTTGASSSHRAEGMVRNAIYGIAVAKALGKKEPTLGILNVDGAKQVERVLNRLKEGGYPINFATSVRKDGGCVMRGNDLLAGVPDVMVMDTLTGNLMMKIFSAFTTGGSYEALGYGYGPGIGKGFNRIIGIISRASGAPVIANAIKFMAEMKKGNLLDIKEKEISLAEKAGLERLLKELKEETAGGTAEVKVPPKKPVTEEITGIDILELDNAVRLLWKEGIYAETGMGCAGPVILTAPEDNERARLILRDYIGK; this is encoded by the coding sequence ATGACACAGGATGTTAAGACCATTATAGGTGAGATTTTTAATGAAATAGCCGACGGCCTGGAAAAAGGCCGCTATGGAGAAAAGGTCAGGATTGGGATAACAACCATCGGGAGCGAACACGGTATAGAAGAAGTGGTCAGGGGAGCAGAAATGGCTGCCAGTAATATGGTCGGTCTGGATGTGGTGTTAATAGGGCCTTCCCCCGGGACCGAACTGGAGGCAATCAACCCCGGAGATTGTGAGAGGGATATCCACAGCGAAATGGAGAGGCTGCTGGATGAGGGATATATTCACGGGTGTGTAACCATGCACTACAACTTTCCCTTAGGGGTTTCCACTGTAGGCAGAGTTATTACCCCCGGAAGGGGCAGAGAGATGATAATATCCACCACTACAGGGGCATCATCTTCCCACAGGGCAGAGGGCATGGTAAGAAATGCCATATACGGCATAGCCGTAGCAAAGGCATTGGGTAAAAAGGAACCGACCCTGGGTATTCTTAATGTGGATGGAGCAAAACAGGTCGAAAGGGTGCTGAACCGGCTGAAAGAAGGGGGCTATCCCATAAATTTCGCTACATCCGTAAGGAAGGACGGCGGCTGTGTTATGAGGGGCAATGACCTTCTGGCAGGAGTCCCCGATGTGATGGTAATGGATACCCTTACAGGTAACCTTATGATGAAGATATTCTCGGCCTTTACCACAGGGGGCAGCTATGAGGCCCTGGGATATGGGTACGGCCCCGGTATAGGGAAAGGGTTTAACAGGATAATAGGTATAATCTCAAGGGCATCGGGAGCCCCGGTAATAGCCAATGCGATAAAATTCATGGCAGAGATGAAGAAAGGTAATCTGCTGGACATAAAGGAGAAGGAGATATCCCTGGCAGAAAAGGCCGGCCTTGAGCGGCTTTTAAAGGAATTAAAGGAAGAAACGGCCGGAGGGACTGCCGAAGTGAAGGTGCCCCCTAAAAAACCGGTGACTGAAGAGATAACCGGAATAGATATACTGGAGCTAGATAATGCCGTCAGGCTGTTATGGAAGGAAGGCATATACGCTGAAACGGGAATGGGCTGTGCCGGCCCCGTTATACTAACTGCCCCTGAAGATAACGAAAGGGCACGGCTAATTTTAAGGGATTATATCGGAAAATGA
- the grdC gene encoding glycine/sarcosine/betaine reductase complex component C subunit beta, translating into MSFPVIKGARYTLAHVPDILLYHGTTQSVDRKKNPNSDYLKKLPGHLRSFEDAVAYPPNQVYIGNLLPDDLNNIPKPWYENRVRDASRYGKFGEIIPEDEFYGLMKIADTFELVYLERGFTEELKARFKDNELLSEKEIARLSSGSDIDEIDRLVKEHIAEPLFLAGKLVGCVKRAHDIDENLSAHVILENLATKASSIITLKKLIKDLDIEAGEIDYIIETSEEACGDMNQRGGGNFAKAIGEIAGCINATGCDIRGFCAGPTHGLINAAALVETGIFKNVVVLGGGAVAKLGMNGKDHVAKGMPALEDVLGGFAVLVSQNDGKNPVIRTDLIGKHNVGSGSSPQAVMQAIVADPLEKAGLKIPDVDKFSVEMQTPEITEPAGAGNVPLANYKMIAALAVKRGELDRQEMPDFVEKHGMPGFAPTQGHVPSGVPFIGFAKDMILEGRIKRAMIIGKGSLFLGRMTNLFDGVSFIMEPNTGKVEDKAGISKEEIKTMIAEALRELAQKLQ; encoded by the coding sequence ATGTCTTTTCCCGTTATAAAAGGCGCAAGATACACACTGGCCCATGTGCCTGATATCCTTCTGTACCATGGTACAACCCAATCGGTAGATAGGAAGAAAAACCCTAATTCAGATTACCTGAAAAAACTGCCCGGCCATTTGAGGTCTTTCGAGGATGCTGTTGCATATCCGCCCAACCAGGTATATATCGGCAACCTCCTCCCCGATGACCTGAACAATATCCCTAAGCCCTGGTATGAAAACAGGGTCCGGGATGCGTCCAGATACGGAAAATTCGGGGAGATTATCCCTGAAGACGAATTTTACGGCTTGATGAAGATAGCCGATACCTTTGAATTGGTATACCTGGAACGGGGCTTTACGGAGGAACTTAAGGCAAGATTTAAGGATAATGAACTCCTTTCTGAAAAGGAAATTGCAAGGCTGAGTTCAGGTTCAGATATTGATGAAATCGACAGGCTGGTAAAGGAACATATAGCAGAACCCCTGTTCTTGGCCGGGAAGCTGGTCGGTTGCGTGAAGAGGGCCCATGACATAGATGAAAATCTGAGTGCCCATGTGATCCTTGAAAACCTGGCTACCAAAGCATCATCCATAATTACCTTAAAGAAATTGATAAAAGACCTTGATATAGAAGCAGGGGAAATAGATTATATTATAGAAACTTCTGAAGAAGCCTGCGGAGATATGAACCAGAGGGGGGGCGGCAACTTTGCCAAGGCAATAGGGGAGATTGCGGGCTGTATTAATGCGACCGGATGTGACATAAGAGGCTTTTGCGCCGGTCCTACCCACGGGCTGATTAATGCTGCTGCCCTGGTTGAGACGGGCATATTCAAAAACGTAGTGGTCTTGGGCGGCGGTGCAGTGGCAAAACTGGGGATGAATGGGAAAGACCATGTAGCTAAGGGGATGCCGGCACTGGAAGATGTGCTTGGAGGATTTGCAGTACTGGTGAGCCAGAATGACGGTAAAAACCCTGTTATCAGGACCGACCTGATAGGCAAGCACAACGTAGGTTCAGGGTCTTCACCCCAGGCAGTAATGCAGGCTATAGTTGCCGATCCCCTGGAAAAGGCAGGCCTGAAAATACCCGATGTAGACAAATTCTCGGTCGAGATGCAGACACCTGAGATAACAGAACCCGCAGGTGCGGGAAATGTTCCGCTGGCAAATTACAAGATGATTGCAGCCCTGGCTGTGAAAAGGGGTGAGCTTGACAGACAGGAGATGCCAGACTTTGTTGAAAAACACGGCATGCCCGGTTTTGCCCCAACCCAGGGTCATGTACCATCAGGGGTTCCTTTTATAGGATTTGCAAAGGACATGATCCTTGAAGGCCGGATAAAGAGGGCTATGATAATCGGTAAAGGCAGCCTGTTTTTAGGAAGGATGACAAACCTATTCGATGGCGTAAGTTTTATAATGGAACCTAATACCGGAAAGGTTGAAGATAAGGCCGGAATCAGCAAGGAAGAGATAAAAACGATGATAGCTGAAGCCCTGAGGGAACTGGCTCAAAAACTGCAGTAA
- the grdA gene encoding glycine/sarcosine/betaine reductase complex selenoprotein A has product MLEGKKVIIVGDRDGIPGPAIEECIKTTGAEIVFATTECFVUTAAGAMDMGIQQRIKDLAEKYGTEDLIVVLGGAEAESAGLAAETVSKGDPTFAGPLAGVSLGLKAYHIFEEEIKGEVDPKVYEEQVSMMEMVLDVDAIVNEVRTYREG; this is encoded by the coding sequence ATGTTAGAAGGGAAAAAGGTAATCATTGTCGGTGACAGAGACGGGATACCCGGCCCTGCCATTGAAGAATGCATCAAAACAACGGGTGCCGAAATCGTCTTTGCCACAACAGAATGCTTTGTCTGAACGGCTGCAGGAGCCATGGACATGGGAATCCAGCAGAGGATTAAGGATCTTGCGGAAAAATACGGCACCGAGGACTTAATTGTTGTCCTGGGAGGGGCCGAAGCTGAATCGGCAGGCCTTGCTGCAGAAACCGTATCAAAAGGAGATCCTACCTTTGCAGGTCCACTGGCAGGAGTCTCGTTGGGACTCAAAGCATATCATATCTTTGAAGAAGAAATTAAGGGGGAAGTTGATCCCAAGGTTTATGAAGAACAGGTAAGCATGATGGAGATGGTCCTGGATGTAGATGCAATAGTCAATGAGGTCAGGACCTACAGAGAGGGATAA
- the trxB gene encoding thioredoxin-disulfide reductase, whose translation MNLVYDVVIIGGGPAGLTAGLYASRAKLNTILIEKDRSGGQVNTTEELENYPGIPEDQPAPELMERMTQQAVNFGTKIIRDEVVGLEDFGDYKVVKGKEGEYKTKTVIIATGAQPRLLGVPGELELRGKGVSYCATCDADFFQDLDVIVVGGGNSAIEEAIYLTRFANKVTVIHRRDTLRAAGILQEKAFANEKIDFIWDSVIEEIKGDGIVESVVIRNKKTGEVSELETNGVFIFVGTDPISGFARGFVEMDEKGYIITDENMETSVKGVFAAGDVRKKFLRQVITAAADGAVAAAAAEKYIAERE comes from the coding sequence ATGAATTTGGTATATGATGTGGTAATAATCGGGGGAGGGCCGGCGGGTCTTACGGCAGGGCTGTATGCTTCCAGGGCTAAGCTGAATACCATCCTCATAGAAAAGGATAGAAGCGGTGGACAGGTTAATACTACGGAGGAACTGGAAAACTACCCGGGTATACCCGAAGACCAGCCGGCACCCGAACTCATGGAGAGGATGACCCAACAGGCTGTTAATTTCGGAACAAAAATAATACGGGATGAGGTTGTGGGCCTGGAGGATTTTGGAGATTACAAGGTCGTTAAGGGAAAAGAAGGGGAATATAAGACAAAAACGGTAATAATAGCTACCGGTGCCCAGCCCAGGTTGCTGGGGGTCCCCGGCGAACTGGAGCTCAGGGGAAAAGGTGTTTCCTATTGTGCTACGTGCGATGCAGATTTCTTCCAGGACCTAGATGTAATTGTGGTCGGAGGCGGGAATTCCGCAATAGAAGAGGCTATATACCTTACAAGGTTTGCTAACAAGGTTACCGTCATACACCGAAGGGACACCCTCCGTGCAGCGGGGATTTTACAGGAAAAGGCCTTTGCCAATGAAAAAATCGATTTCATATGGGATTCGGTAATTGAGGAGATAAAGGGCGACGGAATAGTAGAATCAGTAGTTATCAGAAATAAGAAGACGGGAGAAGTTTCAGAACTGGAGACAAATGGGGTTTTCATATTTGTAGGCACTGACCCCATATCCGGGTTTGCCAGGGGTTTTGTAGAAATGGACGAGAAGGGATATATCATAACCGATGAAAATATGGAGACCTCTGTTAAAGGTGTGTTTGCAGCAGGAGATGTAAGGAAAAAGTTTTTGAGGCAGGTAATTACTGCTGCAGCCGATGGTGCTGTTGCGGCCGCAGCAGCAGAAAAATATATTGCTGAAAGGGAATAG
- a CDS encoding PaaI family thioesterase, translating to MERINKGIDERLFEEIININLKTPFHRFMDMNITALGKGWAEMVLEVREEHTNPSGIAHGGVLFSLLDTAMAMAVRTMGFEVTTIEMNINYLSSGRIGTRMRAEGKLVHLGKKIIVAEGEIYREDGKLMAKARETFYNLGEFTGAHPILNKGEEKTT from the coding sequence TTGGAACGCATAAACAAGGGTATCGACGAAAGATTATTTGAAGAAATAATAAATATCAATTTAAAGACCCCTTTTCACAGGTTTATGGATATGAATATTACTGCTTTAGGAAAAGGCTGGGCCGAGATGGTATTAGAGGTTCGTGAAGAACATACGAACCCGTCAGGGATCGCCCATGGTGGTGTGCTATTTTCTCTGCTGGATACTGCTATGGCCATGGCCGTTAGAACTATGGGATTTGAGGTTACAACGATAGAAATGAACATCAATTATTTATCATCGGGAAGGATAGGGACCAGGATGAGAGCGGAAGGGAAATTGGTCCATTTAGGGAAAAAGATAATTGTAGCTGAAGGGGAAATATACAGGGAAGACGGTAAATTAATGGCAAAGGCCAGAGAAACATTTTATAATTTAGGCGAATTTACTGGAGCACACCCCATTTTAAATAAGGGAGAAGAGAAGACAACATGA
- the hepT gene encoding type VII toxin-antitoxin system HepT family RNase toxin, producing the protein MIDKDKINSKIIFIKERLSDLSALAKLSEEDFKSDKRNLASSCYWLQTSIEAMIDIVQHIAVKEGLIKFGDITSADFFKVLAEKGIVSEENLIKYIQMIKFCNRIVHIYQEVSEDEVIKIIKNNLNDFEEFLKEIVRHIRNKNDL; encoded by the coding sequence ATGATTGATAAAGATAAAATCAATTCAAAGATAATATTTATTAAAGAAAGGCTTTCAGACTTATCGGCGTTGGCAAAACTATCAGAAGAAGATTTTAAAAGTGATAAAAGGAACCTTGCAAGCAGTTGTTACTGGTTACAAACTTCTATAGAGGCAATGATTGATATAGTACAACATATTGCAGTAAAAGAAGGATTAATCAAATTCGGGGACATAACTTCTGCAGATTTTTTTAAAGTGTTAGCAGAAAAGGGGATTGTTTCAGAAGAGAATCTGATTAAATACATACAGATGATTAAGTTCTGTAACCGAATAGTGCATATATACCAGGAAGTTAGCGAAGATGAAGTTATAAAAATAATAAAAAATAACCTTAATGACTTTGAAGAATTTTTAAAAGAAATTGTAAGACATATAAGAAATAAAAATGACCTCTAA
- the mntA gene encoding type VII toxin-antitoxin system MntA family adenylyltransferase antitoxin: MIKGKKIIVEGNERLLEYLKKNNNILLATVFGSYVDGSFDYRFSDIDIALLFKKHISLLDEATIMSILSDILNFEKVDLLNLNKANFILRYKAVVKGKILYESDPELKDNYIESILNSYRLHYYRYKKMQNEFLQNIGG, encoded by the coding sequence ATGATTAAAGGAAAAAAGATCATTGTAGAAGGCAATGAACGTCTGCTTGAATACTTAAAAAAAAACAATAACATTCTTTTAGCTACAGTATTTGGTTCATATGTTGATGGTTCATTTGATTATAGATTTAGTGATATAGACATCGCACTACTTTTTAAAAAACATATAAGTTTGCTTGATGAAGCAACAATTATGTCAATTCTATCTGATATATTAAACTTTGAAAAAGTTGATTTATTAAACCTGAATAAAGCCAATTTTATATTAAGATATAAAGCTGTTGTAAAAGGCAAAATTCTATATGAATCCGATCCAGAACTTAAAGATAATTACATTGAATCCATACTAAATTCATATCGGCTACACTATTACAGATATAAAAAAATGCAGAATGAATTCTTGCAAAATATAGGAGGCTAA
- a CDS encoding Druantia anti-phage system protein DruA, translating into METKRNFTKPKITEEEIALINRLIAENPSWGRSKLSQELCRIWNWCGPNGQIKDISCRALLRKLDAKGLIKLPPRICNGRKAGSRDKVQVMTHDTTPVTVSIRDLLPLKVEVIRKSGPLLTEFKSLLVQYHYLGFDMTVGENMKYMVYSRDGILLSCLLFGSAAWSCAPRDKFIGWEATARKNNLYLITNNTRFLILPWVKVPHLASHILGLICRRISSDWQEKYGHSVYLLETFVERDRFKGTCYKAANWIHVGETTGRSRNDRYNNLRVPIKDIFLYPLNKNFREVLAYDATP; encoded by the coding sequence ATGGAGACAAAGCGAAATTTCACCAAACCCAAAATAACAGAAGAAGAAATAGCCCTTATTAACCGGCTAATAGCAGAAAATCCTTCGTGGGGTCGCAGCAAACTATCACAGGAGCTGTGCCGTATATGGAATTGGTGCGGCCCTAACGGCCAGATCAAGGACATATCGTGTAGAGCCCTGCTTCGAAAGCTTGATGCCAAAGGATTGATAAAGCTACCGCCCCGGATATGTAACGGTAGAAAAGCCGGAAGCAGGGACAAGGTACAGGTAATGACCCATGACACAACCCCTGTTACTGTATCTATCAGGGATTTACTGCCCTTGAAGGTAGAGGTTATTCGAAAGAGCGGTCCCTTGCTTACCGAATTCAAGTCCCTTTTGGTACAGTATCACTACCTGGGTTTTGATATGACTGTAGGCGAAAACATGAAATATATGGTCTACAGCCGGGATGGGATCTTGCTTTCTTGTCTACTATTCGGTTCAGCTGCATGGTCATGTGCTCCGAGGGATAAATTTATCGGCTGGGAAGCTACAGCCCGTAAAAACAACCTCTATCTTATCACCAATAACACACGATTTCTGATCCTTCCCTGGGTTAAAGTTCCCCATCTAGCCAGCCACATCCTCGGTCTAATCTGCCGCAGGATATCATCTGACTGGCAGGAGAAATACGGGCATAGTGTCTATCTTCTGGAAACCTTTGTGGAACGAGACAGGTTCAAGGGCACCTGCTACAAGGCAGCAAACTGGATCCATGTAGGAGAAACCACCGGCAGGAGCCGCAATGACCGCTACAACAATTTGAGAGTACCCATAAAAGACATCTTTCTGTATCCTTTGAACAAGAACTTCAGGGAGGTGCTCGCTTATGATGCCACCCCTTGA
- the tnpC gene encoding IS66 family transposase — MMPPLEVIVEISRCTKPTQDYFKTLQEENARLEEENKVLREQLNQNSKNSSKPPSTDVFVKPRSLRKKSGKKPGGQPGHKGSTLKKISNPDRIEVHEVKHCSHCGKDLSQVLAQEYKIRQIHEIEIKRIVTEHRAEVKQCIRCRHTNIAEFPADITHYIQYGPTYRTIMVCLNQGHFVPYDRLSEISSHIFGIPVSTGSLVNMVEQCHQQLEEAEKYIKEKLIASDILHTDETGMRLNGKTNWLHTAGNEQYTYYASHKKRGSDATQEINILPQFTGTVVHDFWKPYFKYDRCNHALCNAHILRELNGIIENTGQKWAEDMKQLLLEIKTETDKAGGALDEAAAAKYETQYDAILVLADLENPVDKEAVAKNNRRGRKKKSKAQNLIERLKLHKHQILLFMQDPKVPFDNNLAERDIRMAKLHLKISGGFRSQKGQDAFCRIRSYISSANKQNVSMFSAIYAAMKGSPLFTGNLP; from the coding sequence ATGATGCCACCCCTTGAAGTTATAGTAGAAATCAGCCGCTGTACCAAACCTACACAGGACTACTTCAAGACCCTCCAGGAAGAAAATGCCCGACTTGAGGAAGAGAACAAAGTCTTGCGTGAACAACTCAACCAGAACAGCAAAAACAGCAGCAAACCACCGTCAACAGATGTTTTTGTCAAACCCCGCAGCTTGAGGAAAAAAAGCGGGAAAAAACCAGGGGGTCAACCTGGACATAAGGGCAGCACCCTGAAGAAGATTTCTAACCCAGATCGCATTGAGGTTCATGAAGTCAAGCACTGCAGCCACTGTGGTAAAGACCTGTCACAAGTTTTGGCACAGGAGTATAAAATCAGACAAATCCATGAAATTGAAATCAAGCGGATAGTAACCGAGCACAGAGCAGAAGTCAAACAATGTATCCGCTGCAGACACACAAACATTGCTGAGTTCCCGGCAGATATAACCCATTACATCCAGTATGGCCCTACGTACCGCACTATCATGGTCTGCTTAAACCAGGGTCATTTTGTGCCTTATGACCGACTTTCTGAAATCAGCTCTCATATCTTCGGTATTCCTGTCAGCACAGGAAGCTTGGTAAATATGGTAGAACAATGCCATCAACAACTCGAAGAAGCAGAAAAATATATCAAGGAAAAGCTTATCGCCTCCGATATCCTGCACACCGATGAAACAGGCATGCGGCTAAACGGCAAAACAAACTGGCTTCATACAGCTGGTAATGAGCAGTATACCTATTATGCCAGCCATAAAAAGCGTGGCAGTGATGCAACACAGGAAATCAATATACTTCCACAGTTTACCGGTACAGTTGTTCATGACTTCTGGAAACCGTATTTTAAATACGATCGGTGTAATCATGCCCTGTGTAATGCTCATATCCTCCGGGAACTTAATGGTATCATTGAAAACACAGGGCAAAAATGGGCTGAAGACATGAAACAACTGCTGCTTGAGATAAAGACAGAAACAGACAAAGCAGGCGGTGCCCTGGATGAAGCCGCGGCAGCAAAGTATGAAACACAGTATGATGCGATATTGGTTTTAGCAGACTTGGAAAACCCTGTTGACAAGGAAGCTGTAGCTAAAAATAATCGCCGGGGCCGTAAGAAAAAGAGCAAGGCACAGAATCTGATTGAAAGACTCAAGCTGCACAAACATCAGATACTGCTCTTTATGCAGGACCCGAAGGTCCCTTTTGATAATAACCTGGCAGAAAGGGATATCCGCATGGCAAAACTGCATCTCAAGATATCCGGTGGCTTTCGGTCGCAGAAAGGTCAGGATGCCTTCTGCCGCATTAGAAGCTATATTTCGTCTGCCAACAAGCAGAATGTCTCCATGTTTTCTGCTATTTATGCTGCTATGAAAGGATCACCTCTGTTTACCGGCAATCTGCCTTAG
- a CDS encoding radical SAM protein — translation MEEKRILPLKPFNSNCIKFILAFPDYYEYGLPNLAIQVLYRKLYKIRDVLPDRYYLYTDDSKEKDKILEYKIPLKEADIVGFSIPYEGVILNFIKILDICGIPYKASQRQENDPIIVCGGPVVNCNPLPIAPFGDIFILGEGEELIKDLVNLYKNHKKNGYFNKKNFLNCVSQLRGCYVPAVHGFHGYGLIKQTKPIDINQFPSHSIFISKNTIYGEETFSIELRRGCNQRCRFCYMGTRLRPARTLKESTFKDLVDIGLRYSRIIKLFYEGLDPEYVEQCLEYIRGKGGKVRIGSQRLDKLSERIIKIIGEAGQRKLTVAPETTERLRGVIGKQKIRNKDILKIVEISSNCGIPDFGLYFIIGLPFETIRDIDEIADFIMEVREKMNSLGNINGYLEIGLNMLYPKPWTPFQYACTILPNEAEGRLQYLISKLSKGGYKVVVSTDVVDEKVERKKESVYKNLIKIETTIGTL, via the coding sequence ATGGAAGAAAAAAGAATACTTCCTTTAAAGCCTTTTAATAGTAATTGTATTAAGTTTATTTTGGCTTTTCCTGATTATTATGAATATGGGTTACCAAATTTAGCTATTCAAGTTTTGTATAGAAAACTTTATAAAATACGTGATGTGTTACCAGATAGGTATTATTTATATACAGATGATTCAAAAGAGAAGGACAAAATCTTAGAGTATAAAATACCATTAAAAGAGGCAGATATTGTAGGATTTTCAATTCCTTACGAAGGGGTAATATTAAATTTTATTAAAATATTAGATATTTGTGGTATACCATATAAAGCAAGCCAGCGACAAGAAAATGATCCAATAATAGTATGCGGCGGGCCTGTAGTTAATTGCAATCCATTACCAATAGCTCCCTTTGGTGATATTTTTATTTTAGGAGAAGGAGAAGAATTAATTAAGGATTTAGTGAATTTATATAAGAATCACAAAAAAAATGGTTATTTTAATAAGAAGAATTTTTTAAATTGTGTATCACAACTTAGGGGTTGTTATGTGCCAGCTGTCCACGGCTTTCACGGGTATGGATTAATAAAACAAACAAAACCCATTGATATTAATCAATTTCCATCTCATAGTATTTTTATTAGCAAAAATACAATTTATGGTGAAGAAACTTTCTCTATAGAACTTCGACGAGGATGTAATCAAAGATGTAGATTTTGTTATATGGGAACAAGGCTGAGGCCAGCAAGAACATTAAAAGAGAGTACTTTTAAGGATTTAGTCGATATTGGGTTAAGATATTCAAGAATTATTAAGCTATTTTACGAGGGTTTGGATCCAGAATATGTTGAGCAATGCTTAGAGTATATTAGAGGAAAAGGAGGAAAAGTTCGCATCGGTTCTCAAAGATTAGATAAACTTTCAGAAAGAATTATAAAAATTATTGGAGAGGCAGGGCAGAGGAAGTTAACAGTGGCACCGGAGACTACAGAAAGATTGAGAGGAGTTATTGGGAAACAGAAAATAAGAAATAAAGATATACTTAAAATTGTAGAAATATCAAGTAATTGTGGAATACCTGATTTTGGTTTGTATTTTATAATAGGATTACCATTTGAGACCATTAGAGATATAGATGAAATTGCTGATTTTATTATGGAAGTTCGAGAGAAAATGAATAGTTTAGGTAATATCAATGGCTATCTTGAAATAGGTCTTAATATGTTATATCCGAAACCTTGGACCCCCTTTCAATATGCTTGTACGATTTTGCCTAATGAAGCAGAGGGAAGATTACAGTACTTGATTTCAAAACTTTCTAAAGGAGGATATAAAGTTGTAGTTTCCACTGATGTCGTAGATGAAAAAGTTGAAAGGAAGAAGGAAAGTGTTTATAAAAACCTTATAAAAATAGAAACAACAATTGGTACTCTATAA
- a CDS encoding IS3 family transposase (programmed frameshift) encodes MDKRKNYTAEFKTKVVLEILKEEKTVSQISSEYGIHPTQLHRWKQQFLENMTSAFSRGETEADKLKKKYESEREELLKEIGQLTVEVNWLKKKLGSKHSKSERKAMVEKDSKEITVKRQCELLDINRTSIYYTPVPISPEEIEIKHKIDEIYTRWPTYGYRRITAMLKRYGYEINRKRVRRYMREMGIYGICPGPNLSKRNKQHHTYPYLLRNLPIERPNQVFGIDITYIRMKHGWMYLVALIDWHSRYIVSWELSQTLEKSFVLTAVRKGLITGKPEIINSDQGSHFTCNDYIDLLKENNIKISMDGKGRATDNAITERFFRSLKYEKIYRMEYETPRQVRQGITEYIDEYNYERPHQSLGYKTPAEVYFGEIGGKKLFQESS; translated from the exons ATGGATAAGAGAAAAAATTACACAGCAGAATTTAAAACAAAAGTAGTATTGGAAATACTCAAAGAGGAAAAAACTGTAAGTCAGATATCCTCTGAGTATGGTATCCATCCCACCCAGTTGCACCGATGGAAACAGCAGTTTTTAGAGAATATGACTTCAGCATTTAGTCGAGGAGAAACTGAAGCTGATAAGCTCAAGAAAAAGTATGAATCCGAAAGGGAGGAATTATTAAAAGAGATAGGCCAGCTAACTGTAGAGGTTAACTGGTTGAAAAAAAAA CTGGGTTCAAAACATAGCAAATCTGAGCGTAAGGCAATGGTTGAAAAGGATAGCAAGGAAATTACAGTTAAGCGTCAATGCGAGCTTCTAGATATTAACAGGACAAGCATATACTATACACCTGTGCCAATATCACCTGAGGAAATTGAAATAAAGCACAAGATTGATGAGATCTATACCAGATGGCCTACATATGGATACAGGCGGATAACAGCGATGCTAAAGCGTTATGGGTATGAAATAAACCGCAAAAGGGTAAGAAGGTATATGCGTGAAATGGGTATATACGGTATATGTCCAGGTCCGAACTTAAGTAAGAGAAACAAGCAGCATCATACATACCCATACTTACTGAGAAATTTACCAATAGAGCGTCCTAATCAGGTTTTTGGAATAGATATTACCTATATACGGATGAAGCATGGCTGGATGTATCTTGTGGCATTAATTGACTGGCACTCCAGGTACATTGTCAGTTGGGAGCTTTCACAAACCCTGGAGAAATCATTTGTACTTACAGCTGTAAGGAAAGGATTAATAACGGGAAAGCCTGAAATAATTAACAGTGATCAAGGAAGTCATTTTACCTGTAACGATTATATAGATTTACTTAAAGAGAACAACATAAAAATCAGTATGGATGGTAAAGGCAGAGCCACAGATAATGCAATAACAGAGCGCTTTTTCCGCTCTTTAAAGTACGAAAAGATTTACAGAATGGAGTATGAGACTCCAAGGCAGGTAAGACAAGGAATAACAGAGTATATTGATGAGTACAACTATGAAAGACCTCATCAGTCACTAGGGTATAAAACACCTGCAGAAGTTTATTTTGGGGAAATAGGGGGCAAAAAACTTTTTCAAGAATCCAGTTGA